In Erigeron canadensis isolate Cc75 chromosome 7, C_canadensis_v1, whole genome shotgun sequence, one DNA window encodes the following:
- the LOC122607801 gene encoding uncharacterized protein LOC122607801 — MSMETYIIVAENERQQTFYQEQRHAKRMPTTEQDETMQLKWNIYKRLKREEFDDEPNDDYVASDQTYLKNMKGVVETEDKPVKQPSSFPWRRGRKRMPYRIKPRSPPNSFYRLMCRLSDDQKAAIREMGFASMLDFQIDKIPTVMGYWAVKNFDHKACTLKIRDASLKVTNKTIHDVLGVPMGGTRINTFITNCKWNLATQEFRKQFPATKKSIRVADVIREMVEQEKGGTLFKLNFLVLFVTVMVGSHGGVVNQNFLGCMKNLQDVRNMDWCQYILECLVRTRREWNPISYFNGPMAFLVVFYAHSINPKNTGKETLVPVINLWTSDMLMELEAAEFNTGGIENDVVGSGDGELNRDDTQNMAEELGTPHLELCEEKLYNKYDDLVLSIGGPKQPTTKELRQQLPAKASTSQCSVICVQGYEVKESVAPILEAIFKKHGDIAAECIYTIASVKASFLEAVCEVVRRIQANDVTEKMEEIEALVSQAQAAKIDVSWLWVHLEAIYKRKEVMKKWSLLMETKVNTGLVQIAAQMDLRERCAELVTAQERFEEAERCIRVLHLVEKKLNNEILDSKRLVGKTTSFIG, encoded by the exons ATGAGCATGGAAACATACATAATCGTAGCAGAAAATGAAAGACAACAAACGTTTTATCAGGAACAAAGACACGCTAAAAGAATGCCAACAACCGAACAAG ATGAAACGATGCAACTGAAATGGAATATCTATAAAAGGCTGAAAAGGgaagaatttgatgatgaaCCAAATGATGATTATGTAGCGAGTGACCAaacttatttgaaaaatatgaagGGTGTTGTGGAGACGGAAGACAAACCTGTAAAGCAGCCAAGCTCGTTCCCTTGGCGTCGTGGGCGCAAAAGAATGCCCTACCGGATAAAACCAAGGTCACCCCCGAACTCTTTTTATCGTTTGATGTGTAGGCTAAGTGATGATCAAAAGGCTGCGATAAGGGAAATGGGATTCGCGTCAATGCTTGACTTTCAAATAGATAAGATTCCAACAGTTATGGGATATTGGGCTGTGAAGAACTTTGATCATAAGGCATGCACGTTAAAGATTAGGGATGCGTCATTGAAAGtcacaaataaaacaatacatGATGTTCTAGGTGTTCCAATGGGTGGTACGAGAATCAATACATTCATTACAAATTGTAAGTGGAATCTTGCAACACAAGAATTTAGGAAGCAATTTCCAGCCACAAAGAAATCGATACGTGTTGCGGATGTAATTCGTGAGATGGTAGAGCAGGAGAAAGGTGGCACACTATTTAAATTGAACTTTCTAGTTTTGTTTGTTACAGTTATGGTGGGAAGTCATGGTGGGGTGGTGAACCAAAATTTTTTGGGGTGTATGAAAAATTTGCAGGATGTGAGAAATATGGATTGGTGCCAATACATTCTTGAGTGCTTGGTGAGAACAAGAAGGGAATGGAATCCGATTAGCTACTTCAACGGCCCAATGGCCTTTTTGGTC gtTTTCTATGCACATTCAATCAATCCAAAAAATACAGGGAAGGAGACATTGGTTCCAGTAATCAACTTGTGGACATCAGATATGTTGATGGAATTAGAAGCGGCGGAGTTCAATACTGGAGGCATTGAGAATGATGTGGTAGGAAGTGGTGATGGTGAACTGAATCGCGATGACACACAAAACATGGCCGAGGAATTAGGTACACCACATCTAGAGCTTTGTGAAGAAAAGTTGTATAACAAATACGATGACTTGGTTCTTTCAATTGGAGGGCCGAAGCAACCCACAACTAAAGAG CTGAGACAGCAACTTCCTGCAAAGGCTTCAACTTCTCAATGTAGCGTAATTTGTGTCCAAGGCTACGAAGTGAAAGAGAGTGTTGCACCGATTCTTGAAGCCATATTTAAGAAACACGGTGATATTGCAGCTGAATGTATATACACTATAGCTTCTGTGAAAGCGTCTTTTCTAGAGGCTGTTTGTGAAGTTGTCAGGCGGATTCAAGCCAATGATGTTACTGAGAAAATGGAAGAAATAGAGGCCCTTGTATCACAGGCACAAGCAGCTAAAATTGATGTGTCATGGCTTTGGGTCCACTTGGAAGCCATTTACAAAAGGAAGGAAGTAATGAAAAAGTGGAGTTTGCTTATGGAAACAAAAGTAAATACTGGTTTGGTTCAAATAGCTGCACAAATGGATCTGAGAGAGAGATGTGCAGAGCTTGTGACAGCACAAGAACGATTTGAAGAGGCTGAAAGGTGCATCAGAGTACTTCATCTTGTTGAAAAGAAGCTAAATAACGAGATTTTGGACTCTAAAAGACTCGTGGGGAAGACAACCAGTTTTATAGGCTAA